The nucleotide sequence TGTCCATTAGTAGACTCGGGAATTAATCAAGTAGACGTCCTTTGCTGGAATCAGTGATACCTCGGTCTTGCAGCTGTTACGACTCCGTTCACAAGTCAAAAGGCAGTTTGTCATAAAGTATTCGGTGCTGGAACCAAAAAGGTTCTCCATAGCATTTCTATAGTCATTGCTGGTACCAAGTGTTTTGAAGGCTTTTCGTCGTTGCCAGTCCTCTCTCTGATATTCTCTGTCCATGCTTGGCCCTGTGGCCTTTGCACGATAAATTTCATGCGATTACTTGATGTTATTACTTTTCTTTACTGTATCATACCATAGCATAGACAACTAACTAATAACAAATCACAACACATGCTAGTCATTAGTGACCATTTCCTCTTTTATGACCACATATGCACAGGCGAAACAAAATGATATGTTTTGTAGGAAATCAGCGCCAGTTTGTTGAATATTGCCCTATAATCCAGTTTGTTGACCCAAAGGCTCTTTCCCTAAAAGCCATAGAATGACTCGTCTTATGCTATTATGTACCCTATAGCTTTCTAAATATTATGTTTGGCGTTTTGATAGGCTAAAACAACACCAAACGACTTGAAGCTCAGCAGGCCCGTACCCATACGACACAACACAACACCGACACTACTAGTATTGTTCATCACCCCTGTGCTTATTGATCGTGTATTCTGTGCTAATTTACGCTAATAAGACAAGAATGGCGCCCAATAGCAGATGGGCCGAGATGTTATTTCCCTGGCCCCAGGCTATCTTTACCTGGGCGACAAGTTGTGACCATTGCGGGTTCAAGTGGCCGGGCGTTTGAACACGTAGACTAACTTGTGCGACATTCGAGGACGTACTGTAAGGGGCAGATTACTCTTCCTTTGTGAGACACCCCGTGAGACATTCGAGGGCACACTGCTAGGAACTGAATACTCTTTTCCCTGCCCCTTGGTTTGACTGGCTATCTTAACCTGTGCGACCAGTTGTGACCATTCGGGGTAAATAGCCAAGGCCCCTCGTACGTTCGAGGACATTCGAGGACGAAGTGGGAGGGACGGAACGCTGGTTCCTAAATTGGATGTCGTATCAGTGTCACTAAGAGGAATACCACGGACAACTTGGATAATTGTTTCTAGATTTTGTCTCTGATATTCATGTAGCGGGGTGGATTGTTGATGCATCGCAAGTTTGCTATTTCCTGGTAAGTCTTATAGCGAGGGCACATTTGGGTCTTTCGTTGACGTAAAATTTGATCCTTCCACTTGACTTTTCGGATCTCTGCAACATTCAGAGTACAGACAAGGTTGCACAGTGCTCCAGCCTGCGTGGGTTCTTTAGCATGGTGATTACTTGGATATCTGATCATGATCCTTTACCCAACTCAATTCTAACTTCACTCATGCAGTGGTTATATGAATGTGAAATATGATCTCGAAGAAGTTGAGGAAATCCATGCAATCTCTGGTGAACCTTCACCGTCATAGCGTGTTCATTCAGTTTTCAGCAACAGCCATATCTATTCAGAAGCCATTTGTAAACCTGCTCACCCAGCAGAGCGAATCACGCGAACATTATTGACATCGGGTGCAGTTGCCTCTCTTCATCAAACTCGTTTTCAGGTGAAACTGTACAGTGCTTCGGTTGTCGGTCGTCTTAAAACTGTGACCGTTGGTGACGAGGTTGTTACCTCAGGCTGTGATGAAACTGTCCTTTCGGCACTGTTTACATCTGACAGGTGGTTCGATAATATAACCTCATACCTAAGGGAATATACCTCACATCAGATCCGTGTACTGCTTGTCTCTGATATCATCTGTAGCCGAGATTGTTACTCCAGGCCCGGATTAATCCATCTCGCCCCGGGCGCATGTGAGACAGCTAACAGACGACAGGTGGTCACGTGCTCGGATGCGCAACAAAGCTGAGATTCAGTCCGCACGGAATAATTCGTTACATCTCAGTGGagaattatcaaaattacaatGAATGAAATTGATTGGTGTCTGTGGAGATAAAAGCATTATTCACTCTGTCTGGTCCATCAATAAATGACCATTATTGCCAGCTTCCAGGGTCCAACAGGCATTGGTTTGTTCAACCAAGCGGAACAGACCATAATGCACATTTTGTAGATGGACTTTCTTCATCCGTTTTACCAATCAGAGAATGATGAAAAAGCATGGTCTCTCAAAGCATCATGCGTGCCGGCCTCGCTGTTCTTTTTTTGCAAAACGCGTTGAAATCAATTTGTTGATACGTGTCCATGACCACAAATGGAACGAAGACAAAGGCAAGCTTCGCGAAGTGCTATGAAGAACGACACACGAAGTATGCAGAGTAACAATATCATTATCGCGGCGATTTTCGGGGTTTTGACAATCAATGAATGCTTGAACGATGCACCCAGCATTTGGTTGGTAGTTTGCGGGAGGGGTAGGGGCACTGCGTATACAACGGAATATGGAATATACGGAATATTTGACAGATGCGCCTTCTGTATTTGAATCAAATCGCGAAAGTAAACATCTAAGCCTGATAAAATCAATTGGACACAATGCGGTAAACTTTTGACCGAAATGTGCAAATTACTTATTGAGAATCGTTACCACTACAATACGCGTCAATCCGACTGAGAATTCCATTCAATCAACTCTGGATATTAAAATGAAGTTTCATACGTGGATCAATCTGCGTTGAATGAATTGGGTTTGACGGGTTGTCATCCGCTGTCTTGATCAGTCCTCAGAGGAACTTGAAATTATCGGATAATCAAGTCAGTCTCTGATATAAACCTCACAGGACAGTAAAACCTGTCCTCGGGTTGGTGGCTGGATTGATTGATGGGACTTCAAAGCTTGTTTGATCGAAAAGAACACGATTCCGAGTCAGTTATCAAGATAATCAAATTGATTATAAGACAAATGATGAAGTCTCAATGAGAAGGATACGTCCCAAGGAAATGATGATTTTAGTTGTGTCAGCTGCCATGGATTCCGAACTAAAACGAACTGTAAACCTTACTTTTGAAGAGGAAGCCTTACGAGAACGGTTGTTGGAGGTGGGGGTTCGTGGAGGGGAGGCAAGGGGTGGAGGCAGTAACCCTCGACTGAAATCCAGTCTGTGGTATATTAATGTCACGGGAAGGATATGGCTCACTCTGTATCCTCAAAGGCAGTTGTATGTTCATAAATCCAATTAGCTGGGACCGTGTTTAGTCGGCGTGGGTTGCCCCGTAGCGCCAGACAGTGCAAAACACTGCCAGCAAACACAATCTTTCAGCTAAGCAAATCGAGGCATATAATCTTTGGACATGATCACACAAAGACATGTCTAATGTTATTTCCGTATAAACCATAGATTGGCTCACATTTTTTCTGGGCATTGAAGAATTTGGCAATCGACCTATCAAAATATTTCTCAAGCACTTTTTTTCGGGCCAAGAATTTGCGTGGGGGTTAATCGAACATGTCTTGCGTTGAGAATGTGACATCGAGATCATTAAACTCGACCTTCTTGTCACGTTGATATCAAATTACTTGACCTACACGAATTTACGGCCATTTCACACCTTGATATGAGGGTAACTTGATAACGCTATCTGCAAAACTCCATTTTCATTCTTTTGTTTTCATGTTAGTGATTGTTTGCATGCCTGACAATCTATCAGACACAAATGAATCAGGTGGCATATTTGTCAATCACAAATCGAAACTAGCAATTCTTCATCGCTTATGGTCAACTTTGGGGGCTGGCCTCCCATCTTCAGGAATCGCAATTATTGCCTCTGTGTATCATCGTGTGCTTCTCCTTGTTACCTACACTGTTGTGGCCTTTACTGCACCATTTACCGTACGAACTTACTGATTCATCCGACATTCGGGTGTCGGAATCacttcgggaaagtccggatgAAAAGATGGTTGACAAGTCGGAAATGCTCGTGACCGTTGTCAGGGACATTGAGTCGGACTGAGACGAACTAGAAGAGGATACCATACTTTCCAAAGTCTCATCGATGTATCTTTTTAACTCCTTCTCAAGGAGAAAGTTTTTCTCGGCTTTTACTAAAAAGTTTTCATAGTTTTTATCGTGTCACTTAAGTCAGTCTTGATGACAAACTTTCGTTTCAGGCTGTTTTTAACTTCTTTTTCAGGCAGCCTATTATACCAAAGATATGTGTACTAAAGCATTGATAGGTTTGTTCAGCAGTGCTCATTGTGTTTGGATCGTGTATTTATGATTTTCAACTCTATCTTTCCAGACTGAACAGTGACTgacaagaaaaaaacccaaaatggcGGGTGTGCAGAACTTCATCAAGTGGATTAAAGAGCGCACGCGCAAACAGAACAAATCATCCCCCAAAGCCAGCATCATGCGACTGGGGAAACTCCCGCCAGTGCCACCTATGGACGAGTACGGATTTACCATTAAGTCGGAGCACATCTACGAAGAGATACACACTATGACCAGTGACGAGGAATCAGAATCTCTGAAATCGTCGGACGAGGTTACGGAAATATGCAACGAAAACTTTTCGCAGACTTTGCAGAAGTTCGATTTTACGCACGCGAAAGAGATCGGCCCGTATTTGGTAGTGCCGATTGTTAGTGATGTTCGCGACGGTGACGAGAGCTGTGATTCAGGAACGGGTGATCTCGCGGACTTGATTCTGTGTGGCTCTGTGAATGACTCTAGAGATtctaattcaaatacaaatagGAATAATGTGGATAACACTACGTGTAGTACTCCAAGGACGGAAGTCACGTATGACTATAGCAAGAGTCTGTATAATGCTATCCCCGCGTGGGCCCGCGCGAAATTAAAAGACGCTCAGTGCAAACGCCACGGACTGGCCCTGCAGGAATCCAAAGAAAAGGCTAAGGAAAGTAATAGTGCACACGACGAAACGTTCAATGAATATAGCATAACTGACTTGAGTAGTATATCAAGTTGCAGTGATCGTGTGTTCAGGAGAGGTCAGGGGTCAAAGTTGACCAATCGGTGCTGTGGTAGTAGTGATAGTAGCGACAGTGCTAAGACATTTAGCGAATACGACATTGGCGATTATGACGACCCGGTACACGATAAAAACTATGAGTATTTTTTAGTAAAAGCCGAGAAAAACTTTCTCCTTGAGAAGGAGTTAAAAAGATACATCGATGCGACTTCGGATAGTATGGTATCCTCTTCTAGTTCGTCTCAGTCCGACTCAATGTCCCTGACAACGGTCACGAGCATGTCCGACTTGTCCACCATCTTTTCTCCCGGACTTTCCCGAAGTGATTCCGACACCCGAATGTCGGATGAATCAGTAAATTCGTCAACATTGTCGGACGAGTCTTGTCATTGCTGTAGGGGACAGGAGAACTCCTTGTTCTGCGCAAAGGCTTCGAAATCTGTGAACTCTGTTTTGTTGGTGCATAAGACCTCGCCGCGGAGAGAGAGCAACGCGAGATCTCAGCGGAATCGGTCATCATCACGTGAGTGGGAGAAAATGCGAGACTCTGAAAAACGCGAGAGCCGAAAAGGGGgagtttcaaaatcaaatggtGCATATCATAGTTCTAAACCATCCGCTAGGCGGCGCTCAGTAGACGATCTTCTTAGTTCAAAATCTCCCGTGAGGCGGCgttctgttgatgacattatttCCAATACGTCCGAATGCGAATACAAATTCACCCGGTCAAATACGGTACCTACGAAAGAGctggaaaaacaaatacgtAGGGACATGCGAAAATCACAAAGAGACTCCAAcgaaaaatcacaaaaacacTTGAAAGATTTCGAAAAATCTCGGAAAAACCCAAATGACCTGGAAAAATCTCGGAAACTCCCTAAGGAATACAAACTACCCGGTGTAAGCAAGGAATACGTATTCACGACAGACTCTGAATATAAATTCTGTACTCTATCGAACTCGAAGTCTAGGTCGAGTTTGACTAGGGCTAACGAGTCGAACTCTGGCTTGAACAGAAACAGTGAGAGGTATTCTTGTCGGGCTACGGATTTCGTGCCGAAGAAGACGGGGCGGGTTTCGGGCGGTGCTACGGTCTCTTCGGACGATACCTATGGGAGTATATACGGTACTCTCCGAGGCCGTGCTAGTCAGGCGCACTGCCAGAACAGACTCCTGGGCGACATGATGAGACGAAATCATGACCGGCAACTCTTTTTCTAAAGATGACATTTCGTTTTGTAATAATACATGCTTTAAGTGCTTTTTTACGGATTCGAAGACTTGAATGGGTGGGGTGGTGGTCTTCTTCTGTGTCTACTAGTTCTTTTGGGCAATACATTGGTACTGAAGTGCTCAACTTTGCCGCAGACACATCGCCCTAGATACAAGCATGACTGTATCTCTGACTTCCATCAGCTAAACATGATAGGTAGGgccttaggccgaagttacatagacctcattcgttcatttcccaggactcatttccccttttgctttcgttcccctgtaaaagcactgccttgtggcgtgcattcaccgaggaatgaaagaaaaacccggaaagtgactcgtggtaaatgaacgaatgaggtctatgtaacttcggcctaagatCACACAGATCCAAGTAAACTTTTTTTCCACTGATGTAATATTACATGAAATAGTTCTACTTCTTCCTCTTTCCCTTACCTTTGTAATTGTCGAGGAAAGGCAATGTCTTCTAAAGGCAATATCGATTACAATGTATTGGGTTCGATTGCTCGGTCGGCGTTACGAGGAACATTAGCCTTAAGTCTTAACTCTACTATTGTAAGTAAAATTTACTGGAGGAGATAACGCTTAGGTGAGCTAGCGCTGGTGATTTTCTCTAACGCCGACTGAGTAAGTGGGCTCGGTTTTTTAGTTCTGTTTATAGTGTCCGTAACGCAGGTCATCAGCTATCATCCCCGCAACAGGGTTTGATAAACTGGACCGAAGCACCTCTTTGCTGTCAGGTATGGCCTCCATGTTACACAGTGTGTTTTAAAAAGAATGCAGTTGCCAAGAGCACACTCACAGTatcaaagatttttaaaaagacgGCAGGCAAAACGTTTGTTATTTAGAATTAGATACAATAAAGCCTTTACTCACAGAAACATTTCAGGTATTGTGCGTGTTAAACGGTGTAAAACCTCCATGTGGAGATATGGCTTAACTTCGTCCATGATACCTTGAACATCACAATGCAAATGGTCACTGCATTCTTTTTGGGACACGCTGTTATATCAGAAGGCaatactacaatgtacatgtacgctgtTTACAACATCTTTTTTGACGCGCTAGACAAATATTTTTGGATTCTTGCAAAGTTGAAACCTGTCCATGCTGTCCTCaagacttttttagaatccGAGACGTACGGGTATCTTGATCTTACTTGCCTTTGGTGAgatgttttcattcatttttctcaGCCCCGGGCGAGCTGCCGCCCAGTTTTGGAACAGAAATAAACCACTCGAAAGTTCACATGGTTCATAGGGGTCATCATGAGTTGCAGTAGGGTGCTAACTTTTAAATCAATGTTTACCCAGCACATTCACTTTCGTCTTAAAAGTTCTTAATTTTCATCTTAAATCTGCAAACTCGTTTTAAGAATTCTTAACTTTCATTTATTTTCGCCACCTACGGTAAGGTCGTGTGTGTCAATTGTTGTTACAACAATGCAAAACAAACCAAGCGTCCTAGAATGCGTCTGCAACAATGCAAGTGAAATTTTCAATCAGTCTTGATTTGGTATCAAGTTTAACCCAGAGCTGCATTCTCGTCCATATGATAAAAAAACTATCTTTGTATAGTCACCCCTATGTAAATCGGAGGCAGTATTTCCTGGCTCCAAGGTCGATCTTGTATCGTGATGTAGAAATCTGGGCGAGCCCTTCTCAAAGGCCATTAGAGTAAGGCGATGATTATTTTACATTCTTGGCGCGATTAACACCAGAACTCCCCTCAAATGAACAGCTTATCCAGTTGTATGGCGCATTGTTTACACTTTCTGTAGGTTCACCAGAATATCAGGTTCCCGTATTGTTCGCTTCAGACGCTTGTCCTGAGATATTCAGAGGCGGATAAAGCCTGGCCCCATTACCACCTCTCAGGGGCGTCTAGGAGATGTTTACTATTAACCCTTTAAGCGAAAAGAAAACAGCAGATTTATTAGGGAGGTTGAGTTAACAATCTTTACGGGTTGGTTAGCCTCCTCATTCGGATGCATACATATTTTTGCGTAGAAAGACTTTTTTGACGAATGTGATTGCAGGAACTGAACAGATATTCATCCGGTAGGTGGCGAATAGCATGTTTGGGAGAGGGAGGGGAACGATCTATTTTTGACTAGCCGTTTCTCAGGTATCAAATCTGCCGCACGTTCGTTTGTATAAAGATAAATGTAACATTGTTCTGTAAAATATTGTAACATTTCATTCAACTAAGAAGAATTAAACTATTCTTTACATAAACCTACACTTCAAGTTCATCTTTTCCCCGTTATCCCTCCAAGAtacactccggacacagtggACCGACCTCGTCCCTCACGATGAGgtaatggactgccccgggagtctatacTCAAAGAGCGGGGATCCAAATAGCAGCATGTTCGGGAGCGCTAGGCATCCATGGAAACATATGCCGTGAGAGCAGGTTTGTACGTTGTTGCCTTCGTTCATTTTTATGGAAGCCACCGTCATTGGGCCTGTGATGGAATTACGCCAGGTTCaattaacgccagcgttagtgactaAATTGGTTTGTACGACCACCCATGGTCTGATCTGGGTATAAGCTTGGGACTCGGAAATCAGGTTTCTGTCCTCAAAGTCAATCCAAGATATTAGCAGACTACGGACATTATTTTCCGCACCGACTGGACTGGAACAGCGATACTGAGCAACTCGAGACACGACTGCGATCGGAGCGCTGTCTTGCGGTGAAAGACAACACTGAAAATGCACTTGTTTCGGTGCGGTTGATGATGTTCATGATAACAAGGATATCCCCACAGATAAAAGTCACACACCGGATGACAAAACATTAAAACTGTGAGCCATTGTCTGAATCGTCCAAGCCATGAGCGTCTATATAGACGCCCGCGTCCAAGCTAGCACCTCCAGCTAGATATATAAATCTATGTTTTCTCCCCAAGAGCCTGGTCAGCTGgcattggcttttcttgttcatcactttaggcGAGGGctgtccaatggacgctaaaCCGTCCGTACGactgattgagaaataaactgtcATCTCCCAAACCATCCAATGGATGCTAAATCGTCCATTGAGGCCTGATCAGCTAAATCAGTGACTGGGTTTTTAAGTTCGGGTTCAGaggttttcaagataaaaacgatattgataataatgacgataataatactaatactaatgcccctatcacctcacaccaacctcGTCCCCATAGATCCCGTTTTTCGTGAGACTCTCCGCGCATGCGAGGAGCCTGGCCCGATGGGGCCTTTTTCAAAAGACACAAGGGTCATTCCACAATCTGGAATATAAAAGACGACTGTGCAATTTCAATGATGAGAACTGATGAAATGGTCCAAAAACAAGCATGAAATATTTACCACTTCTTGGGTTAACTCGAGTTTTGATAACCGGCTGTATTCCACGAAgtctttagacatgttagatgtcGTCCTCTGAAGGTGCACACTCCATCCCACACGTTCGAATAAAGAGGCACATCCTTGAAAATGTTCCGTTCTCCATTGCACGTCAGTGAGAAAATGCTCTCCcggttgaagaaaaaaaattcctgGCGTCAAAGTTCCTTACAAGTTGAAAATAACTTATATATTCTTTGCAAATCAACTCGTCGCGTTGTCTATTTCACGATGTCCAATCCACAACCGCTAGAAAATAAGATCACAATAAGATGAAATTAGGCGTCTAATTGTCGTTAGCAACCATTGCATAGCAACAGTGAACACGTGTGCCAAAGTGAATAAGTTACAATCGAAATTTCCGCGCGTGAATGTTAAGAACTACAGGTAACAATGTTTCCAATACTTCACTAAGCTTGTGCGCGCGCGCGCATTCCCTCGTGCTGTGATTGCGCAATCGATTTTGATAATTGAACCCGGGAAAAATAACTAAGAGTTGCCTGTTTTTTTTCTACACTGTCGCGGTCCAGTGAATTAAACCACTTAAACGATCAGTTTGATGCAGATTTGAAATTATAAATAGCTGCCGGTCTTTTGATAGCTGTTTTTACTCCATTTACGAAAGAAGACATTGCACGCAAAACAAGCCCGACCGGAATGATTTGTCAGTAATTCACTTCGAGAAATCTACCAAAGCCTGAGTGCCGTTTTAAAGTGTAAATACAACTGTACAAATGTAATCAAGGCCGCTTGGAGAGATTTCAAATTACGCGCGAAACCTCGGATTCTGTTCTGTATTCGTCAAAAATGCTAAATTTGTTGTTGATAAAGGGTATCACGCTCATTgctagtaaccatggtaattcAGGCATGAGACGGACTGTCGAAGAGTT is from Lineus longissimus chromosome 18, tnLinLong1.2, whole genome shotgun sequence and encodes:
- the LOC135502544 gene encoding uncharacterized protein LOC135502544, with the protein product MAGVQNFIKWIKERTRKQNKSSPKASIMRLGKLPPVPPMDEYGFTIKSEHIYEEIHTMTSDEESESLKSSDEVTEICNENFSQTLQKFDFTHAKEIGPYLVVPIVSDVRDGDESCDSGTGDLADLILCGSVNDSRDSNSNTNRNNVDNTTCSTPRTEVTYDYSKSLYNAIPAWARAKLKDAQCKRHGLALQESKEKAKESNSAHDETFNEYSITDLSSISSCSDRVFRRGQGSKLTNRCCGSSDSSDSAKTFSEYDIGDYDDPVHDKNYEYFLVKAEKNFLLEKELKRYIDATSDSMVSSSSSSQSDSMSLTTVTSMSDLSTIFSPGLSRSDSDTRMSDESVNSSTLSDESCHCCRGQENSLFCAKASKSVNSVLLVHKTSPRRESNARSQRNRSSSREWEKMRDSEKRESRKGGVSKSNGAYHSSKPSARRRSVDDLLSSKSPVRRRSVDDIISNTSECEYKFTRSNTVPTKELEKQIRRDMRKSQRDSNEKSQKHLKDFEKSRKNPNDLEKSRKLPKEYKLPGVSKEYVFTTDSEYKFCTLSNSKSRSSLTRANESNSGLNRNSERYSCRATDFVPKKTGRVSGGATVSSDDTYGSIYGTLRGRASQAHCQNRLLGDMMRRNHDRQLFF